One genomic segment of Odocoileus virginianus isolate 20LAN1187 ecotype Illinois chromosome 17, Ovbor_1.2, whole genome shotgun sequence includes these proteins:
- the VMO1 gene encoding vitelline membrane outer layer protein 1 homolog: MELGAGAKLPLLLLLLRATCLGYAGADGYMSVIEVTNGAPWGDWAWPEMCADGFFASGFSLKVEPRQGIPGDDTALNGIRLHCTRGQVDLNAHVVESQSGRWGRWSEPLWCPVGGFLVAFSLRVEAPVTFGDNTAANNVRFLCSDGTELQGPGLTWGDFGDWSEPCPKGICGLQTKIEQPQGLRDDTAINDARFLCCLN; the protein is encoded by the exons ATGGAGCTAGGAGCGGGAGCCAAactgcctctgctgctgctgctgctgcgggcCACTTGCTTGGGGTACGCAGGAGCAGATGGCTACATGTCAGTCATCGAGGTGACCAACGGGGCCCCCTGGGGCGACTGGGCCTGGCCTGAGATGTGTGCTGACGGATTCTTCGCCAGTGGGTTCTCGCTCAAG GTGGAGCCTCGGCAAGGCATTCCTGGCGACGACACGGCCCTGAACGGGATCCGGCTGCACTGCACGCGCGGGCAAGTGGATCTCAACGCGCACGTGGTGGAGTCCCAGTCTGGAAG GTGGGGAAGGTGGAGTGAGCCGCTGTGGTGTCCCGTCGGCGGCTTCCTGGTGGCTTTCTCGCTTCGCGTGGAGGCACCCGTGACCTTCGGGGATAACACAGCTGCGAACAACGTGCGCTTCCTCTGCTCCGACGGCACAGAGCTGCAGGGGCCGGGCCTGACCTGGGGAGACTTCGGAGACTGGAGTGAGCCTTGTCCTAAAGGCATATGCGGCTTGCAGACCAAGATCGAGCAACCTCAAGGCCTCCGCGACGACACCGCCATCAACGACGCGCGCTTTCTCTGCTGCCTCAATTGA
- the TM4SF5 gene encoding transmembrane 4 L6 family member 5 has product MCTGKCARFVGLSLIPLSLICIVANALLLVPNGQTTWTKDHLSLQVWLMAGFVGGGLMVLCPGISAVRAGGKGCCGAGCCGNRCRMLRSVFCSAIGLLGAIYCLSVSGTGLRIGPQCLMNSSWDYHFQDTAGSYLLNRTQWNLCVEPPNVVLWNVTLFSLLVAASCLEILLCGVQLVNASIGVLCGDCRKKQGSSQ; this is encoded by the exons ATGTGCACCGGAAAGTGTGCCCGCTTCGTGGGGCTGTCTCTCATCCCCCTCTCCCTGATCTGCATTGTGGCCAACGCCCTCCTGCTGGTGCCCAACGGGCAGACCACCTGGACCAAGGACCACCTCAGCTTGCAAGTCTGGCTCATGGCTGGCTTTGTTGGCGGGGGCCTGATG GTACTTTGTCCGGGAATTTCCGCCGTCCGGGCCGGGGGCAAAGGCTGTTGCGGTGCAGGCTGCTGTGGAAATCGCTGCAGG ATGCTGCGCTCAGTCTTCTGCTCAGCTATCGGGTTGCTTGGCGCCATCTACTGCCTCTCGGTCTCGGGAACCGGGCTCCGAATTGGACCACAGTGCTTAATGAACAGCTCCTGGGATTACCACTTCCAAGATACCGC AGGCTCCTACCTGCTCAACCGCACGCAATGGAACTTGTGCGTGGAGCCGCCCAATGTGGTCCTCTGGAACGTGACGCTCTTCTCGCTGCTCGTGGCTGCATCATGCCTGGAGATCTTGCTCTGTGGGGTGCAGCTGGTGAACGCGTCCATTGGTGTCCTCTGTGGCGATTGCAGGAAGAAGCAG GGCTCCTCTCAGTGA